In Lonchura striata isolate bLonStr1 chromosome 2, bLonStr1.mat, whole genome shotgun sequence, a single genomic region encodes these proteins:
- the LAG3 gene encoding lymphocyte activation gene 3 protein, protein MRSVSLVLFLIFTLLPFTAGHILPGLSEGRSREQKVWVREGSSAVLPCHLSPRKTRESSKKLPDKISVLWKRHGGSVHQEPHVVLEVGDSGLQKTAQLMKPRVSLQDSTLRKGDFSLRIVPVRSKDAGLYEAQVKYKTEVHSCHVELGVITVTLSPPSPVIESELLLMSCNSSHRASLVETCWFHKEHPGPTSRTFCSLSGTLSILHPAMSDAGSWRCQLRYSDKEIISATFNLQILGFDGPTNPVVYAAAGSAADLPCSLSYLPRAFGMSVVAAQWSHLAGGHLEDRGISQNLSSRSFPLHLPAVGPGEAGQYRCAVSVGHRTISRNVTLAVLTVTPSIQGPVSEGNRLLLICSLTHSQGHERFQWTHLGSAPTKSKLAVATPRSLEGHGSRMGPALEIPQVSQKDTGTWECSVHGPEGRLGAVEYDLQITGAQVSIIPSVLSGQITFGLTVTLFFLLAVCVVALALQKRARTPAFPALEGMFAVNVPWKPMEEKQKGKTQQTEC, encoded by the exons ATGAGGTCGGTGTCCCTGGTGCTGTTCCTCATCTTCACTCTGCTGCCTTTCACTG CTGGACACATCCTACCAGGACTGTCAGAGGGGAGAAGCAGGGAGCAGAAAGTGTGGGTCAGAGAGGGGAGTTCAGCCGTACTGCCCTGCCACTTGAGCCCCAGAAAGACAAGGGAGAGCTCAAAGAAACTGCCTGACAAGATATCTGTGCTGTGGAAGAGGCATGGGGGAAG TGTGCACCAGGAGCCACATGTGGTGCTGGAAGTTGGGGACTCAGGGCTCCAGAAGACAGCACAGCTGATGAAGCCCCGGGTGTCACTGCAGGACTCCACCCTACGCAAGGGCGATTTCTCCCTGCGGATCGTCCCCGTCCGCAGCAAGGACGCTGGGCTCTACGAGGCACAGGTGAAATACAAGACAGAGGTGCACAGCTGCCACGTGGAGCTGGGGGTGATCACAG TGACCCTCAGTCCACCCAGTCCTGTAATAGAAAGTGAGCTGCTCCTGATGAGCTGCAACTCCAGCCACCGGGCCAGCCTTGTGGAAACATGCTGGTTCCACAAGGAGCACCCGGGCCCCACCTCCAGGACTTTCTGCTCCTTGTCCGGGACTctctccatcctccatccaGCCATGAGTGATGCGGGCTCCTGGCGCTGCCAGCTTCGGTACTCTGATAAGGAGATAATTTCTGCCACATTCAACCTGCAAATTCTAG GTTTTGATGGCCCAACCAACCCTGTGGTCTATGCAGCAGCTGGCTCTGCAGCCGATCTACCGTGCAGTCTGAGCTACCTGCCCAGAGCCTTTGGGATGAGTGTGGTGGCAGCCCAGTGGAGCCACCTTGCAGGAGGACATTTGGAAGACAGGGGCATTTCCCAGAACCTGAGCAGCAGAAGCTTCCCCCTGCATCTCCCCGCGGTGGGGCCGGGTGAGGCAGGGCAGTACCGCTGTGCTGTCTCTGTGGGTCACAGGACAATCAGCAGGAACGTGACCTTGGCCGTGCTTACAG TGACTCCAAGCATCCAAGGCCCAGTGTCAGAGGGGAATCGTTTGCTGCTCATCTGCAGCCTCACGCACTCCCAGGGACACGAGCGTTTCCAGTGGACACACCTTGGCTCAGCCCCCACTAAGAGCAAGCTGGCTGTGGCTACTCCCCGGAGCTTGGAGGGCCACGGTTCCCGGATGGGACCTGCCTTGGAAATACCCCAAGTGTCACAAAAGGACACGGGCACCTGGGAATGCAGTGTGCATGGCCCAGAAGGCAGACTGGGGGCAGTGGAGTATGACCTGCAGATCACAG GTGCCCAGGTGTCCATCATTCCCTCTGTCTTAAGTGGGCAGATTACTTTTGGGCTCACAGTCACCCTCTTCTTCCTGCTTGCTGTTTGTGTTGTGGCTCTGGCCCTACAAAAAAGG